In the Sedimentisphaera cyanobacteriorum genome, TTCACCTGCGTTGACGGGCCGGAATTCGACGGACACAAGGTTGATTTCGACCAGCTGATCAAAAGACTCGGTTCGTACAAGAAATATGAGCAGCAGGCCGTTGCTGAGCATAACTGCAAACTGGAGGGCAAACTGTAATGAAAAGCAATATGGAACTTCTCAAAGAGCTGATGGAGAAAGAGGCTGCCGGCGAGCTTACAAATAAAGAACGTATGAAGATTCCCCAGCAGCCGATGCCCGAACAGGATCCCGATGAAAGGCGAAGCAACATAAACGAAGTTGCCCAAGGATACACCGAGCAGCAGGCGAGAATTGAAGCGATGCGATGCCTAGACTGCAAAAACGCCCCCTGCATTGACGGCTGCCCTGTGCGGATTGATATACGAAGCTTCGTAAAGCAGATAGCAAACGGGAAATTCACCGAGGCCCTTGACACAATAAAGCAAACTTCGCTTCTGCCTGCGGTTTGCGGAAGGGTATGCCCGCAGGAAACGCAGTGTCAGGAAACCTGCACTCTGGGCAAGGTGATGAAAGATCCGATGAAGTCTGTCTCTATCGGCAGACTGGAAAGATACGTGGCAGACCGCTGCGCAAGTGATTCCGAATCACCCAAGGTTGCTCCGGATACCGGAAAAAAGGTAGCTATTGTAGGCTCTGGGCCGGGCGGGCTCGTTGCCGCTGCGGACTGCAGAAGAGCTGGCCATAAGGTTGCTGTATTCGAGGCATTCCACAAGCCCGGAGGCGTACTTATGTACGGTATTCCGGAATTCAGGCTGCCCAAGGAGCTTGTAGCAAAAGAGATCGAAACGCTCCAGCAGATGGATGTTGAGATAATCTGCAATTTCATTATCGGCAAAACTCGCTCAATCAGCCAGCTTATGAATGAAGACGGCTACGATGCAATGTTTCTCGCTGTGGGGGCGGGTCTGCCCAGATTTATGAATATACCGGGCGAGAATCTCATAGGCGTTTACAGCGCTAATGAATACCTCACACGAGCCAACCTTATGAACGCCTACAAATTCGGCAGTGAATCTGATACGCCGATAATCAGGGGCGGAAAGGTTGCCGTTATTGGCGGGGGCAATGTAGCGATGGATGCTGCAAGAACCGCCCTTAGGCTCGGCGCTGAAAGCGTGAAGCTTGTTTACAGACGTACAGAGCAGGAAATGCCGGCAAGGATTGAAGAAATTCACCACGCAAAAGAAGAAGGCGTTGAAGTGAATATCCTCAAGAGCCCGATTGAATACAAAGGCGATGATGAAGGCTGGGTGAAGTCTATGGTGTGTCAGAGCTTTGAGCTCGGCGAACCGGACGATTCCGGCAGAAGAAGACCTGTTCCGATAGAAGGCTCGGAAGAGGAATTCGAGATTGACACTGTAATCGTGGCTATTGGAAACAAGGCCAACCCCCTGCTCAGAAGAGCCACCCCTGAGCTTGAATACAACAAATGGGGAAATATAAACATTGGCGATAATTGCGAAACGAACCTCCCGGGAGTTTATGCGGGAGGAGACGCCGCACTCGGCGCGGCTACTGTAATACTTGCAATGGGGCACGGAAGAACGGCAGCAAAAGAAATTAACGATTACCTCTCAAACGAAAAAATCTGATTTACAAAATTCAATTTACAACACAAGCAAACTGCCTCTGATTTGCAGGGGCAGTTTTTTAATTATTAATAAAAACCTCGCATACATCTCTTTTATGCAGCTGATTAACCCGAGCAATAAAAACATTAAAGACAGGATAATATTTAACACTCTGTCAATTCCTATACTAATGCCCGTCTGACATAAGGCTTGCCAAACTGTCATATTGACACCTTGAAAAGGTTATATAACCGTTCCGGCCTCTGTTTCACTGCCTGACACACGCAAAATGCTTGTGGCACGGGGATTGCTATATTGCCCAGTGAACGATTTTTTGAAATTTAAACTTTGAATATAGGAGTTTTAAAATGGGCAAAGTTATAGGAATAGATCTTGGTACAACCAATTCGGTTGTGGCTCTTATGGAAGGGTCTAACCCGAAGGTTCTTGTAAACTCTTCAGGTTCAAGACTTACCCCGTCAGTTGTCGGGTTTACAGATAAGGGTGAAAGGCTTGTAGGCCAGACAGCAAGACACCAGCAGGTTACAAACCCCGAAAATACCGTATTCTCGGTAAAGCGTTTCATGGGACGCAAACACGGCGAAGTGAGCTCTGAAGAGAAAACCGTACCCTACAAGGTAAGCGGGGGAACAGATGAGCTTGTGAAGATACATGCGGGCGGGGAGGATTACACCCCTCCGGAGATATCCGCTATGATTCTTCAAGACCTGAGGAAAACAGCAGAAGACTACCTTGGGGAGACAGTAGATCAGGCAGTGATCACTGTGCCTGCATACTTTAACGATTCTCAGAGGCAGGCAACTAAAGATGCCGGCAAGATTGCAGGGCTCAAAGTTGAAAGAATTATCAACGAGCCTACCGCAGCTGCCCTGGCATACGGGCTCGAGAAAAAGAAAGACGAAAAGATAGCAGTTTTCGACTTCGGCGGCGGTACATTCGACATATCAATCCTTGATATCGGCGAGAACGTTGTAGAAGT is a window encoding:
- the gltA gene encoding NADPH-dependent glutamate synthase, with translation MKSNMELLKELMEKEAAGELTNKERMKIPQQPMPEQDPDERRSNINEVAQGYTEQQARIEAMRCLDCKNAPCIDGCPVRIDIRSFVKQIANGKFTEALDTIKQTSLLPAVCGRVCPQETQCQETCTLGKVMKDPMKSVSIGRLERYVADRCASDSESPKVAPDTGKKVAIVGSGPGGLVAAADCRRAGHKVAVFEAFHKPGGVLMYGIPEFRLPKELVAKEIETLQQMDVEIICNFIIGKTRSISQLMNEDGYDAMFLAVGAGLPRFMNIPGENLIGVYSANEYLTRANLMNAYKFGSESDTPIIRGGKVAVIGGGNVAMDAARTALRLGAESVKLVYRRTEQEMPARIEEIHHAKEEGVEVNILKSPIEYKGDDEGWVKSMVCQSFELGEPDDSGRRRPVPIEGSEEEFEIDTVIVAIGNKANPLLRRATPELEYNKWGNINIGDNCETNLPGVYAGGDAALGAATVILAMGHGRTAAKEINDYLSNEKI